The following proteins are encoded in a genomic region of Sulfurovum indicum:
- the rseP gene encoding RIP metalloprotease RseP, protein MGIIVALLVLSVLIFFHELGHFTAARFFGVQVDIFSIGFGKRLWTKKIGKTEWSLSAIPLGGYIKMKGQDDIDPTLKSFDEDSYNAKKPWQRIIILLAGPFANFLLAFLLYLAIAYMGVPKLLPYVGDVTQDSPAYQAGLQKEDKILQINGVTIKYWEEIGEQINASKGEITLTIERERHSKTLILVPKVIEDKNIFGEKITRRIIGISPMPKQTEVVYGFTEGFKYAWDETVKSSTLIFQSVQKLLTGVVGADKLGGIITIVDVTAQASHAGILALFFFTALISVNLGVLNLLPIPALDGGHIMFNLYEIVRGKAPSDNAMYYTTLAGWAILIGLMMLGLYNDINRLMG, encoded by the coding sequence ATGGGTATAATCGTTGCACTTCTGGTTCTTTCTGTTCTGATCTTCTTTCATGAACTCGGTCACTTTACAGCAGCACGCTTTTTCGGTGTACAAGTCGATATTTTCAGCATAGGTTTTGGTAAACGCCTTTGGACCAAAAAGATAGGAAAGACTGAATGGAGCCTCTCAGCTATTCCTCTTGGCGGTTATATCAAGATGAAAGGTCAGGATGATATTGATCCGACACTGAAAAGTTTTGATGAAGACAGTTACAATGCGAAGAAACCATGGCAACGCATTATCATTCTGCTTGCCGGTCCTTTTGCGAACTTTCTCTTGGCCTTTCTTCTCTACCTTGCCATTGCCTATATGGGTGTCCCGAAACTGCTTCCTTATGTGGGTGACGTCACCCAAGACTCCCCTGCCTACCAGGCAGGCTTGCAAAAAGAAGACAAAATCCTTCAGATAAACGGTGTTACTATCAAATACTGGGAAGAGATCGGCGAGCAGATCAATGCTTCAAAAGGAGAGATCACACTGACCATAGAAAGAGAGAGACACTCCAAAACGCTTATACTTGTTCCTAAAGTGATCGAAGACAAAAATATTTTCGGAGAAAAGATCACACGCAGGATCATCGGTATATCCCCGATGCCCAAACAGACAGAAGTCGTTTACGGTTTTACGGAGGGGTTCAAATATGCCTGGGATGAAACTGTAAAATCAAGTACGTTGATCTTTCAAAGTGTCCAGAAACTGCTTACCGGTGTGGTAGGGGCAGACAAACTTGGTGGTATCATTACCATTGTCGATGTCACAGCTCAGGCAAGTCATGCCGGTATTCTTGCGCTCTTTTTCTTTACCGCACTTATTTCCGTCAATCTTGGTGTACTTAATCTGCTGCCCATTCCTGCACTGGATGGTGGACACATCATGTTCAATCTTTATGAGATTGTTCGAGGCAAAGCACCCAGTGACAATGCCATGTACTATACTACTTTGGCAGGATGGGCAATACTTATCGGGTTAATGATGCTGGGACTTTATAATGATATAAACCGGCTGATGGGATAA